Proteins encoded by one window of Alkalinema sp. FACHB-956:
- the rpmG gene encoding 50S ribosomal protein L33 has product MAKNKGVRIIITLECTECRTNPDKRSAGVSRYTTMKNRRNTTSRLELKKFCPHCNKHTVHREIK; this is encoded by the coding sequence ATGGCTAAAAACAAAGGCGTAAGAATAATCATTACGCTGGAGTGTACGGAGTGCCGTACCAATCCAGATAAGCGTTCTGCAGGGGTGTCCCGTTACACCACGATGAAGAATCGTCGGAACACCACCAGCCGGCTAGAACTCAAGAAGTTCTGCCCCCATTGCAACAAGCATACCGTTCACCGCGAAATTAAGTAG
- the hemE gene encoding uroporphyrinogen decarboxylase — MTGANDIPYLLRAAKGEVLARPPVWMMRQAGRYMKVYRDLRDKYPSFRERSENPDLSIEISLQPWRAFRPDGVIMFSDILTPLPGMGINFDIIESRGPIIDPPIRTMEQVKQLRLLNPEESLPFVKTVLQSLRQEVGNQAAVLGFVGAPWTLAAYAVEGKSSKDYAVIKRMAFCEPETLHALLSLLADSIAEYVRYQIDSGAQLVQMFDSWAGHLSPIDYDTFALPYQQRVFQQVKQTHPDTPLVLYISGSAGVLERMGQSGCDFVSVDWTVDMADARHRLGHEIGVQGNVDPGVLFGSKEIIRDRILDTVRKAGNRKHILNLGHGILPGTPEENAAFFFETAKQLDQLMATA, encoded by the coding sequence ATGACCGGGGCAAACGATATTCCATACCTGTTACGCGCTGCGAAGGGAGAAGTGCTGGCTCGTCCGCCCGTTTGGATGATGCGTCAGGCAGGTCGGTACATGAAGGTTTATCGTGACCTGCGCGATAAATATCCGTCCTTCCGGGAGCGCTCTGAAAATCCCGATCTGTCGATCGAAATTTCGCTACAACCTTGGCGGGCCTTCCGTCCCGATGGCGTCATCATGTTCTCCGATATTCTGACGCCATTACCGGGCATGGGGATCAACTTTGACATCATCGAAAGCCGGGGGCCGATTATCGATCCGCCTATCCGCACCATGGAACAGGTGAAGCAACTGCGCCTGCTCAACCCGGAAGAATCGCTGCCCTTTGTCAAAACGGTGCTGCAATCCCTGCGCCAAGAAGTGGGCAACCAAGCAGCCGTTCTGGGCTTTGTCGGTGCGCCTTGGACCTTAGCAGCTTACGCCGTGGAAGGCAAGAGTTCCAAAGACTATGCCGTGATCAAGCGCATGGCCTTCTGCGAGCCGGAAACCCTGCACGCACTGCTGTCCCTGTTGGCGGATTCGATCGCAGAATACGTTCGCTACCAAATCGACAGTGGCGCGCAACTGGTGCAAATGTTTGATTCCTGGGCCGGACACCTCAGCCCGATCGACTATGACACCTTTGCCCTGCCCTATCAACAACGGGTCTTCCAGCAAGTCAAGCAAACCCACCCCGACACCCCACTTGTGCTCTACATCAGTGGTAGCGCGGGTGTGTTGGAGCGTATGGGCCAATCTGGCTGCGACTTTGTCAGCGTGGACTGGACGGTGGATATGGCCGATGCCCGTCATCGCCTAGGCCATGAGATCGGGGTACAAGGTAACGTTGATCCCGGTGTGCTGTTTGGGTCTAAGGAAATTATTCGCGATCGCATCTTAGATACCGTGCGCAAAGCCGGAAACCGGAAGCACATTCTGAACCTAGGGCATGGTATTCTACCCGGTACTCCAGAAGAAAATGCCGCCTTTTTCTTTGAAACTGCCAAACAACTGGATCAGTTGATGGCAACTGCCTAA
- the rpsR gene encoding 30S ribosomal protein S18: MAYFRRRISPIKPGDPIDYKDVDLLRKFITERGKILPRRITGLTAKQQRDLTVAIKRARILALLPFINQEG, from the coding sequence ATGGCTTATTTTCGTCGTCGCATTTCTCCCATTAAACCGGGCGATCCCATTGATTACAAAGATGTAGACCTGCTGCGGAAGTTTATTACAGAGCGCGGTAAGATTTTGCCTCGTCGCATCACAGGATTGACCGCTAAACAGCAGCGGGATCTGACGGTTGCCATCAAGCGAGCTAGAATTTTGGCATTGCTACCCTTCATCAACCAAGAAGGCTAA
- a CDS encoding NAD(P)-dependent oxidoreductase produces the protein MTHKRIFVTGASGCIGHYMVDQLIHQTQHELFLLVRNPEKLKFDYNARPGIKLLVGDIKEIDRFAALLQTIDCAILAATSWGGFEEVYDVNVTKTQELINLLNPDLCQQIIYFSTASILDRQNQPLPEAGQFGTDYIRSKYLCHQELQHSPWKDKITTVYPTLVFGGDDRFPKSHLSSGLKDVVKWIKLIRFFRADGSFHFIHGRDIAQVVNYFVDHPPALGERRDFVLGNDRYSVDRVISEVCAYLKIPIYFRIPLYTWLADLITFLFRIQMADWDRFSLRYRHFTHQQVVNPQTFGLVSYCSTLGDVLRITGILR, from the coding sequence ATGACCCATAAGCGTATTTTTGTGACTGGTGCCAGTGGCTGTATTGGTCACTATATGGTGGATCAGTTAATTCATCAGACGCAGCATGAGCTATTTTTGCTGGTCAGAAATCCTGAGAAGCTCAAGTTTGACTACAATGCTCGTCCTGGAATCAAGTTGCTGGTCGGGGATATCAAGGAAATCGATCGCTTCGCGGCACTCCTGCAAACGATCGATTGCGCTATCCTAGCTGCAACTTCGTGGGGTGGATTTGAAGAGGTCTATGACGTGAATGTCACCAAGACCCAGGAATTAATTAATCTACTGAATCCCGACCTGTGTCAGCAAATTATTTACTTTTCGACCGCTAGCATTCTCGATCGACAAAATCAGCCCTTGCCAGAAGCGGGGCAGTTCGGGACGGATTACATTCGATCGAAGTATCTCTGTCACCAAGAATTACAACATTCTCCTTGGAAGGACAAAATTACGACGGTCTATCCGACGCTAGTGTTTGGTGGAGACGATCGTTTTCCGAAGTCCCATCTATCTTCTGGGTTGAAGGATGTTGTCAAGTGGATTAAGCTGATTCGCTTTTTCCGAGCCGATGGCAGTTTCCACTTTATCCACGGGCGGGATATTGCCCAAGTCGTGAACTATTTCGTCGATCATCCCCCAGCATTGGGAGAACGGCGCGATTTTGTACTGGGGAACGATCGTTATTCCGTCGATCGAGTCATTTCCGAAGTGTGTGCTTATTTAAAGATTCCCATTTACTTCCGCATTCCACTCTATACCTGGCTAGCGGATCTCATCACATTTCTCTTTCGGATTCAAATGGCTGATTGGGATCGTTTCTCTTTGCGCTATCGTCATTTTACCCATCAACAGGTTGTCAATCCCCAAACCTTTGGGTTGGTGTCCTACTGTTCTACCCTCGGGGATGTGTTACGAATTACTGGAATTCTGCGCTAG
- the ftsZ gene encoding cell division protein FtsZ, translated as MTLNNESNSTPLTLNESLEPGQIRSHADIGSHEDGVSKFASVGDSSNSLRSISSSSNSGGNVKVVPGEELRSGDIVPSSIAKIKVIGVGGSGGNAVNRMIASEVTGVEFWSINTDAQALTQSSAQKRLQIGQKLTRGLGAGGNPAIGQKAAEESRDEIAAALEGSDLVFITAGMGGGTGTGAAPIVAEVAKEIGALTVGVVTRPFTFEGRRRTNQAEEGLAALQGRVDTLIIIPNDKLLSVISESTPVQEAFRTADDVLRQGVQGISDIITIPGLVNVDFADVRAVMADAGSALMGIGIGSGKSRAREAAMAAISSPLLEASIDGARGVVFNITGGHDLTLHEVNAAAEIIYEVVDPNANIIFGAVIDERMQGEVRITVIATGFSGETQVQAATRPTATPKRSVPKSETNAGGLPLPEPRTPKPAPPTPGGLDIPEFLQRRRPPRG; from the coding sequence ATGACGCTTAACAATGAGTCAAATTCCACTCCACTGACCCTCAACGAGTCGCTTGAGCCCGGTCAGATTCGTTCCCATGCGGATATAGGCTCCCATGAGGATGGAGTCTCGAAGTTTGCGTCGGTAGGGGATAGCTCCAACTCTCTCCGCAGTATCAGTTCATCCAGTAATTCAGGGGGAAATGTCAAAGTGGTGCCCGGAGAGGAATTAAGGAGTGGTGACATCGTGCCCAGCAGTATTGCCAAAATTAAAGTAATTGGCGTAGGCGGAAGTGGCGGCAATGCTGTCAATCGAATGATCGCCAGTGAAGTGACCGGGGTTGAATTTTGGTCAATCAATACCGATGCCCAAGCGTTGACCCAGTCCTCTGCCCAAAAGCGACTGCAAATCGGTCAAAAATTAACCCGTGGTCTCGGGGCGGGCGGTAATCCCGCGATCGGGCAGAAGGCTGCAGAAGAGTCTCGTGATGAGATTGCAGCGGCCCTAGAAGGGTCTGACCTGGTATTTATTACAGCGGGTATGGGGGGCGGTACAGGCACCGGAGCTGCGCCGATCGTTGCCGAAGTGGCTAAGGAAATTGGAGCACTGACCGTTGGAGTTGTGACCCGTCCGTTTACCTTTGAAGGGCGGCGACGCACCAATCAAGCGGAAGAGGGACTCGCGGCCTTGCAAGGGCGAGTGGATACCTTAATCATCATTCCCAATGACAAGCTCTTGTCCGTGATTTCGGAATCGACCCCGGTGCAAGAAGCGTTCCGGACAGCCGATGATGTTCTACGCCAAGGGGTGCAGGGGATTTCCGACATCATTACCATTCCGGGCTTAGTCAATGTAGATTTTGCCGATGTGCGGGCTGTGATGGCAGATGCGGGATCGGCCTTGATGGGCATTGGCATTGGCTCCGGCAAGTCTCGGGCACGGGAAGCCGCGATGGCTGCTATCTCTTCGCCCTTGTTGGAAGCGTCGATCGACGGTGCGCGGGGCGTCGTGTTTAACATTACCGGTGGCCATGACCTCACCCTCCATGAAGTGAATGCTGCTGCGGAGATTATCTATGAAGTCGTTGATCCCAATGCCAATATCATCTTTGGCGCTGTGATTGATGAGCGGATGCAGGGTGAAGTCCGGATTACGGTCATTGCCACAGGATTCTCTGGGGAGACCCAAGTGCAAGCAGCCACCCGACCTACGGCTACACCCAAGCGATCGGTTCCCAAATCGGAAACCAATGCTGGCGGATTACCCTTACCGGAACCCCGCACCCCCAAGCCTGCACCACCAACGCCTGGGGGGTTAGATATTCCTGAGTTTTTGCAGCGTCGTCGTCCACCCCGAGGCTAG
- a CDS encoding response regulator transcription factor: protein MNDIRIALIEDHDLTRVGMRTALQQRSGFRVIGEASNGADGLRLLTIAKPDVAIVDIGLPDMDGIELTKRFKQAQPSENSPTKILILTLQDTEDVVMAAFAAGADSYCMKDVSLDQLVEALRVTHEGNSWIDPAIARIVLRQSQQPAMAGRNAALPPTPTEPTESYPLTERELEVLQLIVDGYSNAAIADKLFITVGTVKTHVRNILNKLCADDRTQAAVRALRSGLVC, encoded by the coding sequence ATGAACGACATTCGAATCGCGCTGATAGAAGATCACGATTTAACCCGTGTCGGCATGCGGACTGCACTCCAACAACGATCGGGTTTTCGGGTCATTGGCGAGGCATCCAATGGGGCCGATGGGCTGCGTTTGCTGACGATCGCTAAGCCTGACGTGGCCATTGTGGATATTGGTCTTCCCGATATGGATGGCATTGAGTTGACAAAACGGTTTAAACAGGCACAGCCGTCAGAGAACTCCCCAACCAAAATTTTGATTTTGACGCTTCAGGATACGGAAGACGTTGTAATGGCAGCCTTTGCCGCTGGCGCAGATTCCTATTGCATGAAGGATGTCAGCCTGGATCAATTGGTGGAAGCCCTACGGGTCACCCATGAAGGGAATTCTTGGATTGATCCGGCGATCGCCCGCATTGTTCTGCGTCAGTCCCAGCAGCCCGCGATGGCAGGGCGCAATGCGGCCCTACCCCCTACCCCCACTGAGCCAACGGAATCCTACCCCTTAACCGAGCGGGAGTTGGAAGTTCTCCAACTGATTGTGGACGGCTACAGCAACGCTGCGATCGCAGATAAGCTCTTCATCACGGTCGGTACGGTGAAAACCCATGTCCGCAATATTTTGAATAAATTGTGCGCTGACGATCGGACACAAGCAGCGGTGCGGGCTTTACGATCGGGGCTGGTTTGCTAG
- the aroB gene encoding 3-dehydroquinate synthase: MPSVIPVALPQNPYEIAIEAGLIDRLGAWMTDEKLKKMGRKALVVSNPTIFKHYGQRVVDSLQSAGFSVGQVILPPGERYKTPSTLQKIYDAALENRLERSSVMVALGGGVIGDMTGFAAATWLRGINVVQVPTSLLAMVDAAIGGKTGVNHPKGKNLIGAFHQPRLVVIDPQVLKTLPVREFRAGMAEVIKYGVIWDAELFQKLEEAKRLDQARYVGEALLQDILERSCGAKAHVVAKDEKESGLREILNYGHTIGHAVESLTGYRLVNHGEAVGIGMVAAGEIAVAMGLWTREECDRQNALIAKCALPTKLPTTMDFDAIIASTQNDKKVQAGQVRFVLPDTIGHVNVTDQVTPEIIKQVLQEM, encoded by the coding sequence ATGCCATCTGTGATTCCTGTTGCGTTGCCGCAAAATCCCTATGAAATCGCGATCGAAGCGGGCTTGATCGATCGCCTAGGCGCTTGGATGACGGATGAAAAGCTGAAGAAAATGGGCCGGAAAGCGCTGGTGGTCTCCAATCCCACGATTTTTAAACACTATGGGCAACGGGTAGTCGATTCACTCCAGTCAGCCGGCTTTTCGGTGGGACAGGTCATTTTGCCACCGGGAGAACGCTACAAAACGCCTTCGACACTGCAAAAAATTTACGATGCGGCCTTAGAAAATCGGCTAGAGCGATCGTCGGTAATGGTGGCACTGGGCGGCGGCGTGATTGGCGATATGACGGGCTTTGCAGCGGCAACTTGGTTACGGGGCATCAATGTGGTGCAGGTGCCGACGAGCTTGCTGGCAATGGTGGATGCAGCGATCGGGGGTAAAACGGGAGTCAACCATCCCAAGGGCAAAAACCTGATTGGGGCGTTCCATCAACCGCGACTAGTGGTGATCGATCCGCAGGTGCTGAAAACCTTGCCGGTACGAGAGTTCCGCGCGGGGATGGCGGAAGTGATTAAGTATGGCGTGATTTGGGATGCGGAATTATTCCAAAAGCTAGAGGAAGCCAAGCGACTGGATCAGGCTCGCTACGTTGGTGAAGCGTTACTCCAAGACATTCTGGAGCGATCCTGTGGAGCCAAGGCCCATGTTGTCGCGAAGGATGAAAAGGAATCGGGGCTGCGGGAAATTCTCAACTACGGGCATACGATAGGCCACGCGGTGGAAAGCTTGACGGGCTACCGGCTGGTGAACCATGGGGAAGCGGTGGGCATTGGCATGGTGGCCGCTGGGGAAATTGCTGTTGCCATGGGGCTGTGGACGCGGGAGGAGTGCGATCGGCAAAATGCGTTGATTGCCAAATGTGCCCTACCGACCAAGCTTCCCACCACCATGGACTTTGATGCCATTATTGCCTCGACCCAGAACGATAAAAAGGTGCAGGCGGGGCAAGTGCGATTCGTCCTACCGGACACGATCGGGCATGTGAATGTTACCGATCAAGTGACACCGGAGATTATTAAACAGGTGTTGCAAGAGATGTAA
- a CDS encoding FtsQ-type POTRA domain-containing protein translates to MSAQFVAPPIFLLLDTMAGIAPVSRHELSQRRQQLRRQRRNRTLKMSWRSLVVLGLAGTSLWAVTQPNWVIRNPAQVKIEGNQFLAAKTVRSLLPINYPESLSKVQPTKIAETLKDKAPIAEVSVERHLFPPGLTVRIRERKPVAQAWLTPPGEASKADRNTSPGPNGQASISKEDKAPSSNPSRDTASKGAATGQPSGLLDEHGRWIPLESYTAVEQNLQLPPLQVIGNPDTYQPHWDRFYPIISRSPITVQAINWQNPGNLILKTELGTVHLGAYGNQFGNQIRVLDRMRDLSRNKTAGSMEYLDLRNPNTPILKLRAAKSSGKISTP, encoded by the coding sequence TTGTCCGCGCAATTCGTCGCTCCGCCAATCTTCCTCCTTCTAGACACCATGGCTGGCATTGCTCCCGTTTCTCGGCACGAACTTTCTCAACGAAGGCAACAACTGCGGCGACAACGACGTAACCGCACCCTCAAAATGTCTTGGCGATCGCTTGTGGTTCTCGGGCTTGCCGGAACCTCCCTATGGGCGGTGACTCAGCCTAATTGGGTCATTCGAAACCCTGCTCAGGTCAAGATTGAAGGGAATCAGTTCCTAGCTGCAAAAACGGTACGATCCCTGCTACCGATCAACTATCCTGAGTCCCTCAGTAAGGTGCAACCGACCAAAATTGCTGAGACCTTAAAGGACAAGGCCCCCATCGCCGAGGTGAGCGTAGAGCGCCATCTCTTCCCCCCAGGGTTAACCGTGCGTATCCGTGAACGTAAACCCGTTGCCCAAGCTTGGTTGACTCCTCCAGGGGAAGCGAGCAAGGCCGATCGCAACACGAGTCCTGGGCCTAATGGTCAAGCATCTATCTCCAAGGAGGACAAGGCCCCTAGCAGTAACCCTTCTAGAGACACCGCCTCAAAGGGAGCGGCTACGGGGCAACCGTCTGGCTTATTGGATGAGCATGGGCGCTGGATCCCCTTGGAAAGTTATACAGCCGTTGAACAGAATCTCCAATTGCCGCCCCTCCAAGTGATTGGGAATCCTGATACCTATCAACCCCATTGGGATCGCTTCTACCCCATCATTAGCCGCAGCCCCATCACGGTCCAGGCCATTAATTGGCAGAACCCTGGAAACCTAATCCTCAAAACTGAATTAGGGACTGTACACCTCGGAGCCTATGGCAATCAGTTTGGCAACCAAATTCGAGTCCTCGATCGTATGCGGGATCTGTCTCGGAATAAAACCGCGGGTTCTATGGAATATCTCGATTTGCGAAATCCCAATACGCCTATCCTGAAACTGCGTGCTGCAAAAAGCTCCGGAAAAATTAGTACCCCATAG
- the glp gene encoding gephyrin-like molybdotransferase Glp, which yields MLAVETAESLIFQAVQVPDAAVDCDWVPLLEAIDRVLAQPVSSELDFPHWDNSAMDGYAVRYDDVATGQVATGQVATGQVATGQPGAITLAVVEEIPAGVAPQQTLQPGQAARIFTGAMLPLGADTIVMQENTQRQGDRVTILVPPRHLGEFVRRRGGFYQAGQPLLAAGTRLGAAEIAVLAAVQCTQVPVYQRPKVAILSTGDELVTPDQPLQPGQIVDSNQYALAALVQQSGAEVLRLGIVPDDPAALQAAMEAAIAQADIVISSGGVSVGDYDYVDGILEALGATIQIRSIAVKPGKPLTFATLPNTLYFGLPGNPVSALVTFLRFVQPALKRRSGLATGWQPNFITAKTGCDLKSDGKRESYLWGKVTFQAGELCFSPAAGGHNSGNLINLAGCNGLARIPIGATAIAAGSDTSVLLMQGIV from the coding sequence ATGTTGGCAGTTGAAACGGCGGAGTCTTTGATTTTTCAAGCAGTCCAAGTGCCGGATGCAGCGGTTGATTGTGATTGGGTACCGTTATTGGAGGCGATCGATCGCGTTTTGGCACAGCCTGTGAGCAGTGAGTTGGATTTTCCCCATTGGGATAATTCTGCAATGGATGGCTATGCGGTGCGCTATGACGATGTAGCAACAGGGCAAGTGGCAACAGGGCAAGTGGCAACAGGGCAAGTGGCAACAGGGCAACCTGGGGCAATCACCCTGGCCGTGGTTGAAGAGATTCCGGCGGGGGTTGCCCCCCAACAAACACTGCAACCGGGACAGGCGGCCCGCATTTTTACGGGGGCGATGCTGCCCTTGGGAGCCGATACGATCGTGATGCAGGAAAATACCCAGCGCCAAGGCGATCGGGTCACGATCTTAGTCCCCCCCCGTCACCTAGGGGAATTTGTCCGGCGGCGGGGTGGTTTTTACCAAGCGGGACAACCGTTGTTAGCGGCGGGAACTCGTCTAGGAGCCGCAGAAATTGCGGTTCTGGCAGCCGTGCAATGTACCCAGGTACCGGTCTATCAGCGGCCCAAGGTGGCCATTCTCTCCACCGGCGATGAACTGGTGACACCAGACCAGCCGTTACAGCCGGGACAGATTGTGGATTCCAACCAATACGCTTTAGCGGCTTTGGTGCAACAGTCGGGAGCGGAGGTGTTGCGTTTGGGCATTGTGCCCGATGATCCCGCTGCGTTGCAAGCGGCCATGGAAGCCGCGATCGCCCAAGCAGATATCGTAATTTCTTCCGGTGGGGTCTCCGTCGGGGATTATGACTATGTGGATGGAATTTTAGAAGCGCTGGGCGCAACGATTCAGATTCGATCGATCGCGGTTAAACCCGGCAAACCCCTCACCTTTGCGACCCTGCCTAATACGCTGTATTTCGGCCTGCCTGGAAACCCAGTCTCTGCCTTGGTGACATTTTTACGGTTTGTTCAACCGGCTTTGAAACGACGATCGGGACTGGCAACGGGCTGGCAACCGAACTTCATCACGGCCAAAACGGGTTGTGATCTCAAGTCCGACGGCAAGCGTGAGTCCTACCTTTGGGGCAAGGTCACCTTCCAAGCCGGTGAGCTTTGCTTTTCGCCCGCTGCGGGAGGCCATAATTCGGGTAACTTGATTAACCTCGCAGGCTGCAACGGTCTCGCCAGGATCCCCATCGGCGCAACGGCGATCGCTGCAGGAAGCGACACATCAGTGTTGTTGATGCAGGGCATTGTGTAG
- a CDS encoding ATP-binding protein, whose protein sequence is MDRNLKLLIAGASATNRMAVCQAWHLAGMELPIVEVDSTAIAIATLENEPFDCLVIDEQLLDGSGQFLLDAVQLKPIAVGIVMLMHEENPEGAWKLLERGSGEYLVLPEVTPTTLCHRVWNAVRLNRMAWRMQGMHHQVQKILAENERLSQSAQEAEKIRNRVVLTLGRNQQQLRTLQQLTDLLNQRLTNLPGLLQAMIDAVCEAIPDAQFGLIVLQNAQTQHLELTATVGLHRSDFLQEAFSLQKGPLSQVFLTGESLLLRTHKLDRRMPAIEVQNPLEHTPAALCTVAIASAQAGRLGVLAVGNWENPQAFDDDDLRLLMAFGEQAAIALNNAQLINALEEREERLALQNNLLYEQNQELENQRQQIQMQNLRLLEAAQMKSQFLATMSHELRTPMNAIIGFSQLLMRQQKQLSPQQADMVSRILNNGKHLLALINDILDLSRIEAGRLELKPEGFNLPELLQSTIEELRSLADQKQLELQVITRLLDPVVVNDMARVRQVLVNLLSNAIKFTETGGVVVEVQDLQIDRLQITVRDTGIGIAEEHLPHIFEEFRQIDQTATRRHAGTGLGLAITKWLVRMMGGQISVTSQLGQGSTFEVEIPREVVIRPPAKLQPLMQGTDF, encoded by the coding sequence ATGGATAGAAATCTCAAGTTACTCATAGCAGGAGCAAGTGCAACGAATCGCATGGCGGTTTGTCAAGCTTGGCACTTGGCGGGCATGGAACTCCCGATCGTGGAAGTAGACAGCACTGCGATCGCGATCGCGACCTTGGAAAACGAGCCCTTTGATTGTTTGGTCATTGATGAACAATTATTGGATGGATCTGGGCAATTTCTCCTAGATGCCGTCCAACTGAAGCCCATCGCAGTTGGAATTGTCATGCTCATGCATGAGGAGAATCCAGAGGGGGCTTGGAAGCTTCTAGAACGGGGTTCTGGAGAGTATCTAGTGCTGCCGGAGGTCACCCCCACAACCCTCTGCCATCGCGTCTGGAATGCAGTTCGGCTCAACCGCATGGCGTGGCGGATGCAAGGGATGCATCACCAAGTCCAGAAAATTTTGGCTGAGAATGAACGGCTCTCGCAGTCCGCTCAAGAAGCTGAAAAAATCCGCAATCGCGTTGTCTTGACGCTAGGCCGCAACCAGCAACAACTACGCACCCTGCAGCAGTTAACGGATCTACTCAACCAGCGGTTAACGAATTTGCCGGGGCTCTTGCAAGCCATGATTGATGCCGTTTGTGAGGCGATTCCCGATGCACAGTTTGGTCTAATCGTGCTGCAAAATGCCCAAACCCAGCACCTCGAACTGACCGCCACCGTGGGACTGCATCGCAGTGATTTTCTTCAAGAAGCGTTTTCCTTGCAAAAGGGGCCACTGAGTCAAGTGTTTTTGACGGGCGAATCTCTCTTGCTACGGACGCACAAGCTCGATCGTCGGATGCCCGCGATCGAGGTTCAGAATCCCTTAGAGCACACGCCCGCCGCCCTGTGTACGGTGGCGATCGCCTCGGCCCAAGCAGGGCGATTGGGGGTGTTGGCCGTTGGCAACTGGGAAAATCCCCAAGCCTTTGACGATGACGATTTACGGCTGTTAATGGCCTTTGGCGAGCAAGCAGCGATCGCCCTGAATAACGCCCAGTTAATTAACGCCTTGGAAGAACGAGAAGAGCGGCTGGCCCTGCAAAATAATTTGCTGTACGAGCAAAACCAAGAACTGGAAAATCAGCGACAGCAAATTCAGATGCAAAACTTGCGGCTTTTGGAAGCGGCGCAAATGAAATCGCAGTTTCTCGCCACCATGTCCCATGAATTACGGACGCCCATGAATGCCATCATTGGGTTTTCTCAGCTCCTCATGCGGCAACAGAAACAACTCTCCCCGCAACAAGCGGACATGGTGAGCCGCATTCTGAACAATGGTAAGCATCTCTTGGCCTTAATCAATGACATCTTAGATCTGTCGCGAATTGAAGCGGGGCGCTTGGAACTGAAGCCAGAAGGATTCAACCTCCCTGAATTGCTCCAATCCACGATCGAAGAACTGCGATCGCTGGCCGATCAGAAGCAACTAGAGCTACAAGTGATTACTCGATTGTTGGATCCTGTGGTTGTAAACGATATGGCTCGGGTGCGTCAGGTACTGGTCAATCTGCTATCCAATGCCATTAAGTTCACTGAAACCGGCGGTGTGGTGGTTGAAGTCCAGGATTTGCAGATCGATCGACTACAAATTACCGTTCGAGACACAGGCATCGGCATTGCCGAAGAACATCTTCCCCATATCTTTGAAGAATTTCGGCAGATCGATCAAACGGCGACTCGTCGCCATGCTGGGACAGGGCTTGGTCTAGCGATTACCAAGTGGCTCGTGCGCATGATGGGGGGGCAAATCAGTGTAACCAGCCAATTGGGGCAAGGGTCTACCTTCGAGGTGGAAATTCCTCGGGAAGTGGTGATTCGGCCTCCAGCGAAGTTACAACCGCTGATGCAAGGCACAGACTTCTAA
- the rsmH gene encoding 16S rRNA (cytosine(1402)-N(4))-methyltransferase RsmH codes for MTQPSQDISQSASPIEMPSAIDRSQIDHTEIGREADRADRPEFVHVSVLYQEVIDGLQVRSGGRYLDATVGGGGHSRLILEAAPQVELVALDQDAMAIAAAQETLGDFKNQVTFHQTNFAAFNPGELKFDGILADLGVSSAQFDIADRGFSFRHTAPLDMRMDQQQELTAAEIINFWDEKELADIFYTYGEERLSRRIARQIVERRPFETTTGLAEAIAQCVPGKYRHGRIHPATRVFQALRIAVNRELEVLETFIAQAPLWLKPGGRLAIISFHSLEDRIVKHRMRESELLKVMTKKPILPSEEEIQANSRSRSAKLRLAERISC; via the coding sequence GTGACTCAACCCTCCCAAGATATTTCCCAGTCTGCGTCGCCGATAGAAATGCCTAGCGCGATCGATCGCAGCCAGATCGATCACACCGAGATCGGTCGCGAAGCCGATCGCGCAGATCGCCCAGAATTTGTCCATGTCTCCGTTCTCTACCAGGAAGTGATCGACGGACTGCAAGTGCGATCGGGGGGACGCTATTTGGATGCGACGGTGGGGGGCGGTGGTCACAGTCGGTTGATTCTGGAAGCCGCTCCTCAGGTGGAACTGGTGGCGTTGGATCAGGATGCCATGGCGATCGCAGCAGCCCAGGAAACATTAGGTGATTTTAAAAACCAAGTCACATTTCATCAGACCAATTTTGCTGCATTTAATCCGGGTGAACTAAAATTCGACGGCATTCTAGCGGATCTCGGCGTCAGTTCTGCCCAGTTCGACATCGCCGATCGGGGGTTTAGTTTCCGCCACACGGCTCCCTTAGATATGCGGATGGATCAGCAGCAAGAATTAACCGCAGCAGAAATCATTAACTTCTGGGATGAAAAAGAACTGGCCGATATTTTCTACACCTACGGCGAAGAACGGCTGTCCCGACGCATTGCGCGGCAAATTGTCGAACGTCGCCCCTTTGAGACCACCACTGGCTTGGCGGAGGCCATTGCCCAATGCGTTCCTGGGAAATATCGCCATGGTCGGATTCACCCAGCGACTCGGGTGTTTCAAGCCTTACGCATCGCAGTAAACCGAGAATTAGAGGTGTTGGAAACCTTCATCGCTCAAGCGCCGCTCTGGCTTAAACCCGGTGGGAGACTGGCTATTATTAGTTTTCACAGCTTAGAGGATCGCATTGTTAAGCACCGAATGCGGGAATCGGAGTTACTGAAGGTCATGACGAAGAAGCCAATTTTGCCCAGCGAGGAAGAAATTCAGGCGAACAGTCGATCGCGATCGGCGAAGCTTCGTCTGGCTGAACGAATTTCCTGCTGA